AGAATACTGCCGGGGAGACCCGGTGGGAAGGTAGCCCGCCGCCAGGACCTTTAAGATTCCACCGCAAGGTGTGAACCTGGCCCCCCGTTCCCCGCAAGGGTTGAGCGGGGGGTTGGTCTTTTGGGGGGGCGCTGCGCTGTCCATCGCTGGCCGGTTTTTGGCCGCAGGCGCTTCCCGAACACGACCGTGAAACGCGTCAGCAGCGAGAATACTGCCGGGGAGACCCGGGGGGGAGTTGCCCGCCGCCAGGACCTTTAAGATTCCACCGCAAGGTGTGAACCTGGCCCCCCGTTCCCCGCAAGGGTTGAGCGGGGGGTTGGTCTTTTCGGGGGAAACTTCCCATGGGATGTCGGATGAAATGGTTAGCCACAAGCCCGTTTCGGGCATGCTGCAGCTAGCTTGGGCCATCCTACCGGAATGGGGAGTTTCACATGGCGACCGTCACGCTCAAGGGAACCGTGATTCAACTCAGTGGCGAATTGCCGGCGGTGGGATCCGAAGCACCAGATGCCGTGCTGACCGGCGTGAACCTGGCGGATGGTCCCCTCAGCCAATTGCGTGGCAAATGGGTCCTGCTCAACATTTTCCCCAGCATCGACACGCCGACCTGTGCCGCCTCTGTGCGCCGCTTCAACGAAGAGGCCGGCAGCTACCTGGGCGTGGCCGTCGTTTGTGTCTCCGCTGACCTTCCCTTCGCTCACAAACGCTTTTGTGGCGCAGAGGGGATCGAACGGGTGGCGTCGATGTCCAGCTTCCGCCATGCGGAATTTGGTGAACGCTATGGCGTGACGATGCTGGATGGTCCCTTGAAAGGGC
This sequence is a window from Candidatus Sericytochromatia bacterium. Protein-coding genes within it:
- the tpx gene encoding thiol peroxidase, translating into MATVTLKGTVIQLSGELPAVGSEAPDAVLTGVNLADGPLSQLRGKWVLLNIFPSIDTPTCAASVRRFNEEAGSYLGVAVVCVSADLPFAHKRFCGAEGIERVASMSSFRHAEFGERYGVTMLDGPLKGLLARAVVVVDASGIVRHAELVPEVSEEPDYAAAMAAL